One genomic segment of Falco biarmicus isolate bFalBia1 chromosome 15, bFalBia1.pri, whole genome shotgun sequence includes these proteins:
- the GINS2 gene encoding DNA replication complex GINS protein PSF2: MEPAEVEFLAEKELVTIVPNFSLDRIHLIGGDLGPFNPGLPVEVPVWLAINLKQRQKCRLIPPEWMDVEKLEEIRDQERKEDTFTPMPSPYYMELTKLLLNYASDNIPKADEIRTLVKDTWDTRVAKLRLSADSFVRQQEAHAKLDNLTLMEINTTGTFLTQALDHMYKLRTNLQPGESAQSQDF, translated from the exons ATGGAGCCGGCCGAGGTGGAGTTCCTGGCCGAGAAGGAGCTGGTGACGATCGTGCCCAACTTCAGCCTCGACCGGATCCATCTCATCGGG GGAGATCTGGGTCCTTTCAATCCTGGCTTGCCGGTGGAAGTGCCTGTCTGGTTGGCCATTAATctgaagcagaggcagaagtgTCGGCTCATTCCTCCAGAATGGATGGATGTTG aaaaactgGAGGAAATCCGGGACCAGGAACGTAAAGAGGACACCTTCACTCCGATGCCCAGTCCTTATTATATGGAACTcacaaagctgctgttaaaCTA tgCCTCAGACAACATCCCCAAAGCCGATGAGATTCGAACACTGGTGAAGGATACCTGGGACACCCGGGTGGCCAAGCTGCGGCTGTCTGCGGACAGCTTCGTCAGGCAGCAGGAAGCTCACGCCAAG ctAGATAACTTAACCTTGATGGAGATCAACACAACCGGGACTTTCCTTACTCAAGCCTTAGATCACATGTACAAGCTCCGGACTAACCTTCAGCCTGGTGAGAGTGCTCAGTCCCAGGATTTCTGA